One window of Medicago truncatula cultivar Jemalong A17 chromosome 2, MtrunA17r5.0-ANR, whole genome shotgun sequence genomic DNA carries:
- the LOC112419455 gene encoding kinectin encodes MAFEASDDEREPVPMLPSFSRVSSLEKCSSSVVKKRDFEFHDNNSLHLSVKKSKVSPYHDHDKDGDNISLSKKLRDKSFSSLKKELTLLEELFKECKRKQKVEEKRLQSIKRDTEECCKELQNKKNQVSVVRRIDEAREEVQEKIDDCINEFVVKKGQLFLLENLIGERKLELKLKEIELNQVIDNIDKDRERKEVELKALSQQIAEFTLECKAKQKELGAVNKLIGEQAEKLESGRKKALNIISEMKNSIAQVKEFESKQKRFDDRVKEIESKEKQCEERAQKLDSREKQLEGRLKEFESKEKELEGHMNELESEKKHFKNWVKEFDAKKKQVEGQAMELELKEMQHEGRVKKFESKEKEFECQMTDSVSKQEHFENRMKDLELKEKKFEDRVKELEFQKKHIESQMKELESNEMQHEGRVKKFESKETELEGRVQELESKRKHIVGMRKELKSTVRPLIGQVKEFYSKEKQLDSQLKELESKKKLFECQVKEFESKEKHHEVQVKERESKEREFEGQVKELESRKKHFKSQVEEFKSKEKQLEGRWSELESKENKFKAKVKELNLKEKQFEGLVKDPASRKKYIDEEKESGNQLSPTVDERSLMLLPCDQTDELESICDDIQVNLQGLSDPSKVVLDIIQNPIIQKCEMGDNVVIIDDSHILLLIVLMRISPDIKPHVREDAMKLALDLKANMKENNGNSLVVLGFLLLLSIYGLVPSFNEDDVLKLFGLVSQYDIGVELFGALGFADKISDFVQSLIKKQQYDEAVRFSCAYNFSNNTQLVDIFQEHVQNLNLIFESSCKEANSIEIKDKA; translated from the exons ATGGCTTTTGAGGCTTCTGATGATGAGAGGGAACCAGTTCCTATGTTACCAAGCTTTTCCCGGGTTTCGAGTTTGGAAAAATGTAGTAGTAGTGTTGTTAAGAAGAGAGATTTTGAGTTTCATGACAACAATTCATTGCATCTTTCTGTTAAGAAATCAAAGGTGTCACCATATCATGATCATGACAAAGATGGAGATAATATTTCATTGTCGAAGAAATTAAGAGATAAATCATTTTCCTCGCTGAAGAAAGAGCTTACGCTGCTAGAAGAATTATTTAAGGAATGCAAAAGGAAGCAGAAAGTTGAAGAGAAAAGATTGCAGTCCATAAAGAGAGATACTGAAGAGTGCTGCAAAGAGCTTCAAAATAAGAAGAACCAAGTTAGTGTTGTTAGAAGAATTGATGAAGCTCGCGAGGAAGTGCaggaaaaaattgatgattgTATCAATGAGTTTGTAGTAAAGAAAGGGCAACTCTTTTTGTTGGAAAACTTGATTGGAGAACGCAAGCTAGAGCTCAAGTTGAAAGAGATAGAACTTAATCAAGTCATTGATAACATTGATAAGGACCGTGAAAGGAAGGAAGTGGAACTCAAGGCTCTTTCCCAACAAATTGCTGAATTTACTTTGGAATGTAAGGCCAAACAGAAAGAGCTTGGTGCAGTGAACAAATTAATTGGTGAACAGGCGGAAAAGTTAGAATCTGGAAGGAAGAAGGCGCTAAATATAATATCAGAAATGAAGAATAGTATTGCTCAAGTGAAGGAATTTGAATCAAAGCAGAAGCGATTTGATGATCGGGTTAAGGAAATCGAGTCAAAAGAGAAGCAGTGTGAAGAACGGGCACAGAAGCTGGATTCGAGAGAGAAGCAGCTTGAAGGCCGTTTGAAGGAATTTGAATCAAAGGAGAAGGAACTTGAAGGTCATATGAATGAGCTTGAATCAGAaaagaaacatttcaaaaattggGTGAAGGAGTTTGATGCAAAAAAGAAGCAAGTTGAAGGACAGGCAATGGAGCTAGAGTTAAAAGAGATGCAACATGAAGGTCGGGTGAAGAagtttgaatcaaaagagaAGGAATTTGAATGCCAAATGACGGACTCGGTATCAAAACAGGAGCATTTCGAAAACCGGATGAAGGATCttgaattaaaagagaaaaaatttgAAGATCGGGTGAAGGAGTTGGAATTTCAAAAGAAGCACATTGAAAGCCAAATGAAGGAGCTTGAGTCAAACGAGATGCAACATGAAGGTCGGGTGAAGAagtttgaatcaaaagagaCGGAATTGGAAGGCCGAGTGCAGGAGCTGGAATCTAAAAGGAAGCATATAGTAGGCATGAGGAAGGAGCTAAAATCAACTGTGAGGCCATTGATAGGACAAGTTAAGGAATTTTACTCTAAAGAGAAGCAACTTGATAGCCAACTGAAGGAGCTGGAATCTAAAAAGAAGCTATTTGAATGCCAAGTGAAGGAGTTTGAGTCAAAAGAGAAGCATCATGAAGTCCAAGTGAAGGAGCGTGAATCAAAAGAGAGAGAATTCGAAGGCCAAGTGAAGGAACTTGAATCTAGAAAGAAGCATTTTAAAAGTCAAGTGGAGGAGTTCAAATCAAAAGAGAAGCAATTAGAAGGACGATGGAGTGAACTTGAGTCAAAAGAGAATAAGTTCAAAGCAAAGGTGAAGGAGCTCAACTTAAAAGAAAAGCAGTTTGAAGGACTAGTCAAGGATCCTGCGTCAAGGAAAAAGTATATTGATGAGGAAAAAGAATCAG GTAATCAATTAAGTCCCACCGTTGATGAAAGAAGTTTGATGTTGCTCCCATGTGATCAAACTGACGAACTTGAGTCAATTTGTGACGACATTCAAGTCAATTTGCAAGGATTATCAGatccttcaaaagttgtttTGGATATAATACAGAACCCCATTATTCAAAAGTGTGAGATGGGAGACAATGTTGTAATTATTGATGATAGCCACATTCTTCTGCTCATAGTACTGATGAGAATCTCACCTGACATTAAACCTCATGTAAGAGAGGATGCAATGAAACTAGCACTTGATTTAAAAGCtaacatgaaagaaaataatggaAATTCTTTGGTGGTTCTTGGTTTTCTACTCCTTCTATCAATTTATGGTTTGGTTCCTTctttcaatgaagatgatgttttaaagCTTTTTGGACTTGTTTCTCAGTACGACATAGGCGTAGAGCTATTTGGGGCCTTAGGTTTTGCAGATAAAATATCTG ATTTTGTACAGAGTCTTATCAAGAAACAGCAATATGATGAAGCTGTTAGATTCAGTTGTGCATATAACTTCAGCAACAATACTCAGCTAGTTGATATCTTTCAAGAACATGTGCAGAATCTAAATTTAATCTTTGAGAGCAGTTGCAAGGAAGCCAACTCCATTGAAATTAAg GATAAAGCATGA
- the LOC112419057 gene encoding uncharacterized protein Mb2253c, protein MSRGNNRERSCILEFDGASSGNPGRSGAGAVLRSADGSRVHGVSQGLGTQTNNSAEYNGLILGLNEARNQGYEHVHVRGDSQLVCKQFEGSWKVNNPNLRNLCNEAVELKSNFKSVSVEHVPRGSNSAADAQANRGKNLGAGEVEYYY, encoded by the exons ATGAGTCGTGGAAACAACAGAGAG CGTTCTTGTATCCTAGAATTTGATGGAGCATCCAGTGGAAATCCTGGAAGGTCTGGTGCAGGAGCTGTTCTGCGTTCTGCAGATGGGAGTCGG GTCCATGGCGTCAGCCAAGGACTCGGCACTCAAACAAATAATTCTGCTGAATATAATGGTCTAATTTTGGGGCTGAATGAAGCTAGGAACCAAGGATATGAGCATGTTCATGTCCGAGGTGACTCTCAGCTTGTTTGCAAGCAG TTTGAGGGTTCCTGGAAAGTCAACAACCCAAATTTAAGGAACCTTTGTAATGAGGCTGTGGAGCTGAAGAGTAACTTCAAGTCAGTCAGTGTCGAACATGTTCCTAGG GGTTCTAACTCTGCAGCTGATGCTCAAGCAAATCGCGGCAAAAATCTTGGAG ccGGCGAAGTTGAATATTACTACTGA
- the LOC25487757 gene encoding kinectin, whose product MAFEASDDGREPVPMLPSFSRVSSLEKCSSSVVKKRDFEFHDNNSLHLSVKKSKVSPYHDHDKDGDNISLSKKLRDKSFSSLKKELTLLEELFKECKRKQKVEEKRLQSIKRDTEECCKELQNKKNQVSVVRRIDEARKEVQEKIDDCINEFVVKKGQLFLLENLIGERKLELKVKEIELNQVIDNIDKDRERKEAELKALSQQIAEFTLEFKAKQKELGAVNKLIGEQAEKLESGRKKALNIISEMKNSIAQVKEFESKQKRFDDRVKEIESKEKQCEERAQKLDSREKQLEGRLKEFESKEKEFEGHMNELESEKKHFKNWVKEFDAKKKQVEGQAMELELKEMQHEGRVKKFESKEEEFECQMTDSVSKQEHFENRMKDLELKEKKFEDRVKELEFQKKHIESQMKELESNEMQHEGRVKKFESKETELEGRVQELESKRKHIVGMRKELKLTVRPLIGQVKEFYSKEKQLDSQLKELESKKKLFECQVKEFESKEKHHEVQVKERESKEREFEGQVKELESRKKHFKSQVEEFKSKEKQLEGRWSELESKENKFKAKVKELNLKEKQFEGLVKDPASRKKYIDEEKESVESYMDDQSSRAFGGRSLQLDTSEKTDGVESLFNSILVNLQESSDPSKLVLEMILNPIIPQWEKGDNAVVIVDYQIYLLEQLMRISPDIKPCVRKEALKLAFDLKANMNDNTENSLAVLGFLLLLSIYKLLDSFDEDEVLELFAFVALNNIAVELFGSLGFANRVSDFVKHLINRKQIVAAVRFSCAYNLDDKDHLVDMLREHVQNVKLICESSCKKTNSIEIKDKARDQEIASLGTVLQCISDNNLESTGQLHKEIDYRILELKAHKGN is encoded by the exons ATGGCTTTTGAGGCTTCTGATGATGGGAGGGAACCAGTTCCTATGTTACCAAGCTTTTCCCGGGTTTCGAGTTTGGAAAAATGTAGTAGTAGTGTTGTTAAGAAGAGAGATTTTGAGTTTCATGACAACAATTCATTGCATCTTTCTGTTAAGAAATCAAAGGTGTCACCATATCATGATCATGACAAAGATGGAGATAATATTTCATTGTCGAAGAAATTAAGAGATAAATCATTTTCCTCGCTGAAGAAAGAGCTTACGCTGCTAGAAGAATTATTTAAGGAATGCAAAAGGAAGCAGAAAGTTGAAGAGAAAAGATTGCAGTCCATAAAGAGAGATACTGAAGAGTGCTGCAAAGAGCTTCAAAATAAGAAGAACCAAGTTAGTGTTGTTAGAAGAATTGATGAAGCTCGCAAGGAAGTGCaggaaaaaattgatgattgTATCAATGAGTTTGTAGTAAAGAAAGGGCAACTCTTTTTGTTGGAAAACTTGATTGGAGAACGCAAGCTAGAGCTCAAGGTGAAAGAGATAGAACTTAATCAAGTCATTGATAACATTGATAAGGACCGTGAAAGGAAGGAAGCGGAACTCAAGGCTCTTTCCCAACAAATTGCTGAATTTACTTTGGAATTTAAGGCCAAACAGAAAGAGCTTGGTGCAGTGAACAAATTAATTGGTGAACAGGCGGAAAAGTTAGAATCTGGAAGGAAGAAGGCGCTAAATATAATATCAGAAATGAAGAATAGTATTGCTCAAGTGAAGGAATTTGAATCAAAGCAGAAGCGATTTGATGATCGGGTTAAGGAAATCGAGTCAAAAGAGAAGCAGTGTGAAGAACGGGCACAGAAGCTGGATTCGAGAGAGAAGCAGCTTGAAGGCCGTTTGAAGGAATTTGAATCAAAGGAGAAGGAATTTGAAGGTCATATGAATGAGCTTGAATCAGAAAAGAAGCATTTCAAAAATTGGGTGAAGGAGTTCGATGCAAAAAAGAAGCAAGTTGAAGGACAGGCAATGGAGCTAGAGTTAAAAGAGATGCAACATGAAGGTCGGGTGAAGAAGTTTGAATCAAAAGAGGAGGAATTTGAATGCCAAATGACGGACTCGGTATCAAAACAGGAGCATTTCGAAAACCGGATGAAGGATCttgaattaaaagagaaaaaatttgAAGATCGGGTGAAGGAGTTGGAATTTCAAAAGAAGCACATTGAAAGCCAAATGAAGGAGCTTGAGTCAAACGAGATGCAACATGAAGGTCGGGTGAAGAagtttgaatcaaaagagaCGGAATTGGAAGGCCGAGTGCAGGAGCTGGAATCTAAAAGGAAGCATATAGTAGGCATGAGGAAGGAGCTAAAATTAACTGTGAGGCCATTGATAGGACAAGTTAAGGAATTTTACTCTAAAGAGAAGCAACTTGATAGCCAACTGAAGGAGCTGGAATCTAAAAAGAAGCTATTTGAATGCCAAGTGAAGGAGTTTGAGTCAAAAGAGAAGCATCATGAAGTCCAAGTGAAGGAGCGTGAATCAAAAGAGAGAGAATTCGAAGGCCAAGTGAAGGAACTTGAATCTAGAAAGAAGCATTTTAAAAGTCAAGTGGAGGAGTTCAAATCAAAAGAGAAGCAATTAGAAGGACGATGGAGTGAACTTGAGTCAAAAGAGAATAAGTTCAAAGCAAAGGTGAAGGAGCTCAACTTAAAAGAAAAGCAGTTTGAAGGACTAGTCAAGGATCCTGCGTCAAGGAAAAAGTATATTGATGAGGAAAAAGAATCAG TTGAATCTTACATGGACGATCAATCAAGCCGTGCCTTTGGTGGAAGAAGTTTGCAGTTGGACACAAGTGAGAAAACTGATGGAGTTGAGTCACTTTTCAACAGTATTTTAGTTAATCTGCAAGAATCATCAGATCCATCAAAACTTGTTTTGGAAATGATACTGAACCCCATCATTCCACAGTGGGAAAAGGGAGATAATGCTGTGGTTATTGTTGATTACCAAATCTATCTGCTGGAACAACTGATGAGAATCTCACCAGATATTAAACCTTGTGTGAGAAAAGAAGCATTGAAGctagcatttgatttgaaagCTAACATGAATGACAATACTGAAAATTCTTTGGCGGTTCTTGGCTTTCTGCTGCTTTTGTCAATTTATAAATTGCTTGAttcttttgatgaagatgaagtttTGGAGCTTTTTGCATTTGTTGCTCTGAACAATATTGCGGTGGAGCTGTTTGGAAGCCTGGGTTTTGCAAACAGAGTTTCTG ATTTTGTTAAGCATCTTATCAACAGGAAGCAAATTGTTGCAGCTGTTAGATTCAGTTGTGCATATAACTTGGATGACAAGGATCATTTAGTTGATATGTTGCGAGAACACGTCCAGAATGTCAAACTGATTTGTGAAAGCAGTTGCAAGAAAACCAATTCCATTGAAATCAAG GATAAGGCCAGAGATCAAGAAATTGCTAGTCTTGGGACTGTTCTACAATGCATTTCAGACAACAACCTTGAATCTACGGGTCAACTTCATAAGGAGATTGACTATCGCATTCTTGAGCTAAAAGCACATAAAGGCAATTAG
- the LOC25487758 gene encoding kinesin-like protein KIFC1, with the protein MMDVEASDTRKTCGGDDNVKKEHASCQDFDSSLRTCSSKCDTYALPVKRLFENSNSLDVSVKKSKASPYDDQGKDGDGIPPTSTTKKPSKSADESFSSLMKELQLVQKSFKKCIRKRQVEKGRLQSIQKDIEECCKELEDKNKLVSCVNEIHNKMQRKVEMKEEELRTLSLKVTECTLVLKTKEEDLDAVNKLISEETEILESTRKKSINIISEMKNSCALMKEFESKQKQFKVRVKELESKEKQYEGRVEELQSKEKHFEERVTELESREKQLEVHAKEFESKKKQFEGQMMDLLSKEKHVENQM; encoded by the coding sequence ATGATGGATGTTGAGGCTTCTGATACGCGGAAAACATGTGGTGGTGATGACAATGTGAAGAAGGAACATGCTTCTTGTCAAGACTTTGATTCAAGTTTGAGAACATGTAGTAGTAAATGTGATACTTATGCACTGCCAGTTAAGAGGCTGTTTGAGAACAGCAATTCCTTGGATGTTTCTGTTAAGAAATCAAAGGCGTCGCCGTATGATGATCAGGGAAAAGATGGAGATGGTATTCCGCCGACAAGTACAACTAAAAAGCCAAGCAAATCAGCTGATGAATCATTTTCCTCGCTGATGAAAGAACTTCAATTGGTACAAAAATCGTTTAAGAAATGCATAAGGAAGAGGCAAGTGGAAAAAGGGAGATTGCAGTCCATCCAGAAAGATATTGAAGAATGCTGCAAAGAGCTTGAAGATAAGAACAAGCTAGTTAGTTGTGTTAAtgaaattcacaacaaaatgCAGCGAAAAGTTGAAATGAAGGAAGAGGAACTCAGGACTCTTTCCCTAAAAGTTACTGAATGTACTTTGGTACTTAAGACCAAAGAGGAAGATCTTGATGCAGTGAACAAATTAATTAGTGAAGAAACAGAAATATTAGAGTCAACAAGGAAGAAGtcaataaatataatatcaGAAATGAAGAATAGCTGTGCTCTAATGAAGGAATTTGAGTCAAAGCAGAAGCAATTTAAAGTCCGGGTTAAGGAACTTGAGTCAAAAGAGAAGCAGTATGAAGGACGAGTGGAGGAGCTTCAGTCAAAGGAGAAGCACTTTGAGGAACGGGTAACGGAGCTGGAGTCAAGAGAGAAGCAGCTTGAAGTCCATGCGAAAGAATTTGaatcaaaaaagaaacaatttgaAGGCCAAATGATGGACTTGCTATCAAAAGAGAAGCATGTCGAAAACCAAATGTAG
- the LOC25487760 gene encoding protein CROWDED NUCLEI 2 — MMGNEAFDKLKFCGDDDISLSQRFSQKSLRTCITKCDDYVKKRNTTLPVKRLLNQTDSLLISVKKSKVSPYHDHNEDGDEDDILLSDLIKRPGKSTHKSFSSLKKDLAMLEKLFEECKRKVQVDEKRFQSLKRDIGHCKRKRKVEEKRLQSIKRYVEECCKELENKKTQVSCVRRIDEAHEKMQGKIEECIKDFVVKEGKLYLMDDLIGERKQELKTKEIELNQVNGNISKEKQYKKRVKELESREKHLEGRVKDLESREKQLEGQEKEFEDQLKMLMNELVSKKMLFERQLKNLETKEKQFEEQKKEFQSKQEEFKGQVEELESNEEEFKGRVKELSLKKKQFERQVESFESKEKQFEGRWKELELKENKFKVQVKEFKLKEKQFGGQVKDPKLKLKKFDLRPTKLGSRKKYIEETQSVASLMDYQLSHTTGETSLQLDTTKKTDEVVSLYNDILANLLDSSDPSRLVLDMIQNPTIQLCKKGDNAVIIADYHIYSLEQLMKISPHIKPCVREEALKLAFDLKSNMSENTKNSLVVLGFLLLLSIYGLVTSFGEDEVLELFASVAQHKIAIELFETLGFANKVSGFVKNLIRKKQFVGAVRFSYAYNLADNNQLVDLLREFVQNAKLICESSCKKINSIEIKDKARDQEIANLGTALLCISECNLESEVLLIKEIDYRILELKGHKGN; from the exons ATGATGGGTAATGAGGCTTTTGATAAGCTAAAATTTTGTGGTGATGATGATATTTCTTTGTCACAAAGGTTTTCACAGAAGAGTTTGAGAACATGTATTACTAAATGTGATGATTACGTTAAGAAGAGGAATACTACACTGCCTGTTAAGAGGCTATTGAATCAAACCGATTCCTTGCTTATTTCTGTTAAGAAATCAAAGGTGTCGCCATATCATGATCACAATGAAGACGGAGATGAAGATGATATTCTTTTGTCGGATTTAATTAAAAGGCCAGGCAAATCAACCCATAAATCATTTTCCTCGCTGAAGAAAGACCTTGCTATGttagaaaaattatttgagGAATGCAAAAGGAAGGTGCAAGTAGATGAGAAGAGATTTCAGTCTCTAAAGAGAGATATTGGGCATTgcaagaggaagaggaaagtaGAGGAGAAGAGATTGCAGTCCATAAAGAGATATGTTGAGGAGTGCTGTAAAGAGCTTGAAAATAAGAAGACACAGGTCAGTTGTGTTAGAAGAATTGACGAGGCTCATGAGAAAATGCAGggaaaaattgaagaatgtATTAAGGATTTTGTAGTGAAGGAAGGGAAGCTCTATTTGATGGACGACTTGATTGGAGAGCGCAAGCAAGAGCTCAAGACAAAAGAGATAGAACTTAATCAAGTCAATGGTAACATTTCAAAAGAGAAGCAATATAAAAAACGGGTGAAGGAGCTTGAGTCACGCGAGAAACACCTTGAAGGACGAGTAAAGGATTTGGAGTCAAGAGAGAAACAGCTTGAAGGACAGGAGAAGGAATTTGAAGACCAActgaagatgttgatgaatgAACTTGTATCTAAAAAAATGCTGTTCGAGAGACAATTGAAGAATCTCGAAACCAAAGAAAAGCAATTCGAAGAACAAAAGAAGGAGTTCCAGTCAAAACAGGAGGAATTTAAAGGTCAAGTGGAGGAGCTTGAATCAAATGAGGAGGAATTCAAAGGCCGGGTTAAGGAGCTCAGTTTAAAAAAGAAGCAATTTGAAAGACAAGTTGAGAGCTTTGAATCAAAAGAGAAGCAATTTGAAGGACGGTGGAAAGAACTTGAGTTAAAAGAGAATAAGTTCAAAGTACAGGTAAAGGAGTTCAAGTTAAAAGAGAAGCAGTTTGGAGGACAAGTCAAGGATCCTAAGTTAAAGTTGAAAAAATTCGATTTACGACCGACGAAGCTTGGGtcaaggaaaaaatatattgaagaaaCACAATCGG TTGCATCTTTAATGGATTATCAATTAAGTCACACCACTGGCGAAACAAGTTTGCAGTTGGACACAACTAAGAAAACTGATGAAGTTGTGTCACTTTACAATGATATTTTAGCTAATTTGCTAGACTCATCAGATCCATCAAGACTTGTTTTGGATATGATACAGAACCCTACTATTCAATTGTGTAAGAAGGGAGACAATGCTGTGATTATTGCTGATTACCATATTTATTCGCTAGAACAACTGATGAAAATCTCACCTCATATTAAACCTTGTGTAAGAGAAGAAGCATTGAAGctagcatttgatttgaaaTCTAACATGAGTGAAAATACTAAAAATTCTTTGGTGGTTCTCGGTTTTCTTCTGCTTTTGTCAATTTATGGATTGGTTACTTCTTTTGGTGAAGATGAAGTTTTGGAGCTTTTTGCATCTGTTGCTCAGCACAAGATAGCTATTGAACTGTTTGAGACCCTGGGTTTTGCAAATAAAGTTTCTG GTTTTGTTAAGAATCTTATTAGGAAAAAACAATTTGTTGGAGCTGTTAGATTCAGTTATGCATACAACTTGGCTGACAATAATCAACTAGTTGATCTCTTGCGAGAATTCGTCCAGAATGCCAAACTGATTTGTGAGAGCAGTTGCAAGAAAATCAACTCCATTGAAATCAAG GATAAGGCTAGAGATCAAGAAATTGCTAATTTGGGGACTGCTCTGCTGTGTATTTCGGAATGCAACCTAGAATCTGAGGTTCTGCTTATAAAGGAAATTGACTATCGCATTCTTGAGCTAAAAGGACATAAAGGCAATTAG